In Macadamia integrifolia cultivar HAES 741 chromosome 12, SCU_Mint_v3, whole genome shotgun sequence, the following are encoded in one genomic region:
- the LOC122056970 gene encoding uncharacterized protein LOC122056970 produces the protein MGSPVVASAATSPKATIYGSPQPQSPPIFPLPKPPGHDTPPKATKHGSPQPSQSPILPLPKPPGHDYHSPINPKKTRHVSFSSPEYSLPRHHKEHKNRSCFPLSFPYSSCCCCFQYTCLTFLGILFLILLFIVLFITFFHSKHPEIKIERLTIPRLKLSSIAQQSYLFAEVDLYINSFNNNEKIGIIYGDTEVSISSDNIELGQGTIPEFFQNYNNMTVLKVNTEVSNSLVDNQDGARLKADFDQKSLVLDVVLNSNIGLTYGSFKFKGLPVLIKCSSIKLSSIAQGIEPKCDLNIFILGNIF, from the exons ATGGGATCACCGGTGGTGGCATCGGCGGCGACGTCGCCCAAAGCCACCATTTACGGTAGCCCACAACCACAATCACCACCGATCTTCCCATTGCCGAAGCCTCCAGGCCATGATACGCCGCCCAAAGCCACCAAGCACGGTAGCCCACAACCCTCACAATCACCAATCCTGCCATTGCCGAAACCTCCAGGCCATGATTATCATTCTCCTATAAATCCAAAGAAAACCCGTCATGTCTCCTTCTCATCCCCCGAATATTCTTTACCCAGACATCACAAAGAACACAAGAACCGAAGCTGTTTCCCTCTCAGCTTCCCTTACTcatcttgttgttgttgtttccaATATACCTGTCTCACCTTCCTTGGTATTCTCTTCCTCATCCTCTTATTTATAGTCTTATTCATCACCTTCTTCCACTCTAAACATCCAGAAATCAAGATCGAAAGGCTAACCATACCCAGATTGAAACTTTCTTCCATTGCCCAACAATCATATCTATTTGCAGAGGTGGATTTATACATTAATTCCTTCAACAATAACGAGAAAATAGGGATCATTTATGGTGATACCGAAGTTTCCATTTCATCAGATAATATTGAATTGGGTCAGGGTACCATTCCTGAATTCTTTcaaaattataataatatgaCGGTTTTGAAGGTTAATACTGAGGTTTCAAATTCTTTGGTTGATAATCAAGATGGTGCAAGATTAAAGGCAGATTTTGACCAAAAAAGTTTGGTTTTGGACGTGGTGTTAAACAGCAATATAGGATTAACTTATGGAAGTTTTAAGTTTAAAGGCTTGCCAGTTCTTATCAAATGCAGCAGCATCAAGTTATCTAGTATTGCACAAGGAATTGAGCCTAAATGTGACCTCAATATATTCATATTAGGG AATATCTTTTGA
- the LOC122057906 gene encoding ubiquitin-conjugating enzyme E2-17 kDa-like — MASKRILKELKDLQKDPPTSCSAGPVAEDMFHWQATIMGPPDSPYAGGVFLVSIHFPPDYPFKPPKVAFRTKVFHPNINSNGSICLDILKEQWSPALTISKVLLSICSLLTDPNPDDPLVPEIAHMYKSDRNKYETTARSWTQKYAMG, encoded by the exons ATGGCGTCGAAGCGTATATTGAAGGAGCTCAAGGATTTGCAGAAGGATCCTCCGACATCTTGCAGTGCCG gTCCTGTTGCAGAAGACATGTTTCATTGGCAAGCAACTATTATGGGCCCTCCTGATAGCCCATATGCAGGAGGTGTTTTTCTTGTTAGCATTCATTTCCCTCCTGATTATCCTTTCAAGCCACCTAAG GTGGCATTTAGGACGAAGGTCTTCCACCCAAACATCAATAGCAATGGAAGCATTTGTTTGGATATCCTTAAAGAACAATGGAGCCCAGCTCTTACCATCTCAAAG GTCTTGCTCTCTATCTGCTCCTTGCTGACGGACCCAAACCCTGATGATCCACTTGTACCGGAGATTGCTCACATGTACAAATCTGATCGGAACAAGTATGAAACAACTGCTCGGAGCTGGACACAGAAATATGCGATGGGATGA